In the genome of Aphidius gifuensis isolate YNYX2018 linkage group LG6, ASM1490517v1, whole genome shotgun sequence, the window TCTATATACGATtgtatatgtttgtatatgattgtatatggttgtatatggttgtatatggttgtatatggttgtatatggttgtatacaaaccgTTTTTCCCGGgtgatcattaaaaaattaaaattaccggtgcttacatttaatttttttttatttagtttgaaTGAATCATTACATTATTTTTGCtgtctaaaaatattaacacctactataattttgctattttcGTATACATTTGAGTTTTGTCtctatttgatgataaataaatatcgttGTAACGATGACAAAGTGTATTCAtacgaaaaattataaaaaagcttAAAATTTGAGATCTCAGGTCATGTTTATCACAGCCAATTTTAGGAAATTTAGTATCTTCTATGGCATTAAAAATATGAGACAACAAATCAGTagttaaattttcttcataCACAGTATGAAGTATTAAGTTTTCAGCTGtagctattattttatacaaattattagtGATTCAATCTAAACGGAAAATAATAACGTAAGGatgttaatgaaaataattataaataatactggataattttcataattcatgataataatattagcaacaataataatttaatggtaCCTTTTGCTTAAATCGCTTCACCTTCTGTTGcaagatctttttttttaagacttTTTTTACTGTAGTAGTTGGTGGAGGTTTTCGCCATTTCTGTGATTCCATCTTTATATTGCATTTCATGCATCTCAAAGTTGGTCGACCTATACTCTGTCTGTTACATGAAGCAATGGCTTCACAAACTGTATCAGaaataaatctaaaacataaaaaaaaattttattcgtatacggtaaaaaattaattatatttaaattaaatttatttaccttggagaattttttaaagtgaCACAAAGATTCCAATTATAAACTgttgttaaataatcaacaacttcttttattttttcaaaattatgatGCAAATAATCTTCATGTACTTGAATAAACTCCATTAAAACTCGAGAacttaaattatcatatatttcCACTCGACGCAATATATTGTCAATTGAAATCGAtacaaaaattactttttttttatcagggGCTACAGTATGAGCCCAGTTGCAATTTCcaggatattttatattattcaggTTATTGAGTAGAGTATCAAAAGTAAATGGcactttacaaaaattgtgTTCAGTTGGTAGTTCTTCAATTTCCATGTCTTCATGGTCTACAGTCTGAGTTGACGCATGTATCATATGTAATGATGATTTAGTTGGTACATGAACATTACATTGCATTGGTACATATAATTCATACTCATCTGATACATGAACATCAGAGTCATTTTGTTCATGAACATTACATTGCATTGGTACATAAAATTCATGCTCATCTGGTACATTAACACCAGGTTTAATTGAT includes:
- the LOC122859558 gene encoding uncharacterized protein LOC122859558 codes for the protein MQCNVHEQNDSDVHVSDEYELYVPMQCNVHVPTKSSLHMIHASTQTVDHEDMEIEELPTEHNFCKVPFTFDTLLNNLNNIKYPGNCNWAHTVAPDKKKVIFVSISIDNILRRVEIYDNLSSRVLMEFIQVHEDYLHHNFEKIKEVVDYLTTVYNWNLCVTLKNSPRFISDTVCEAIASCNRQSIGRPTLRCMKCNIKMESQKWRKPPPTTTVKKVLKKKILQQKVKRFKQKIESLIICIK